DNA sequence from the Alosa alosa isolate M-15738 ecotype Scorff River chromosome 2, AALO_Geno_1.1, whole genome shotgun sequence genome:
GCAAGAAGTGAATCAGTTTTAAATACTGTTTGAGGCATATTTTCACTTTGGTTAAACAtcaaatcataaaaaaaatattaatgtttAGATGAAATCATATTAGAAATGTTTGTGATTTGGGCAGATGCATCAGAGAGCATCCAAATGAGCACAGATTCCTTTGTTCTCCCTCGGAGAGGCTCCATGGCTTCTCTGGCGGAGTCTGTCATGTGCAATTAGGCCTGATTTTCATTTCCCACACACTTACAAAGGGCCTGGGAATACCAACGCGATgagggaggaggtgtgtgtgtgtgtgtgtgtgtgattattacaGTAATGAGAGATGTAGAATGAGGACAGGAGGACATGGCCTGTGCACAATAATTGGAGTGGGTGAATGGGATGAAATCAGTTCATCTGAATGGCAACTCACTCAAATGTGCAAAGTTATCATTGTGGCCATCGGAGAATGAGAAACGTATCCATGATAAGGCTTATTCTAGTATATTAAAGCAGATTAAGATAGAGGCCTTGCTTGCCTGAGGATCTCTATATTCTTGTACAGGGATTTCCAATTGATTGTGACCTAGGGATAACCATTCTGCAACCTGTGGACAACCATTCTGCAACCTGTGGACCACTATAATTGGGTGTgaggaaaataaaacaaaaatgtaattacCCCGATTACCCCAGTAAAACtacattaaaaatgtaattaccCCGATTACCCCAGTAAAACtacattaaaaatgtaattaccCCGATTACCCCAGTAAAACTACATTATTGGATGCACGGTTGTGGAATGTGTATTCAGTAATGTAGTTTCACAATGTATAGGGATCGCTGGCTTCACAAACCAAAACCCCTATACTAGTACAttctacagtatatatataataggCTAAGTTAGAGATCTGCCTGCTTGAGGACGAGTAGTATATTAATAGTACACTGAGTTAGAGATCTGCCTGCTTGAGGACAAGTAGTATATTAATAGTACACTGAGTTAGAGATCTGCCTGCTTGAGGACGAGTAGTATATTAATAGTACACTGAGTTAGAGATCTGCCTGCTTGAGGACGAGTAcatttgcattttacatttattcatttagcagatgcttttatccaaagcaacagacatatgtcaattatattacaagggccattgtaaCCTACAACCTAAAACCTTTAAGACTACTGCATGCTACCCCAGCTCCTTTCTATACTACTCTAGTGTATTAATAGTAAGCTGAGGTAGAAGTCTGCTTGCTTGAGGACTATATATTCTAGTGTATTAATAGTTGTCTGAGTTAgaggcctgcctgcctgcttgagGACTATATATTCTAGTGTATTAATAGTTGTCTGAATTAGAGGCCTGCTTGAGGATTATATATTCTAGTATTAATAGTTGTCTGAGTTAgaggcctgcctgcctgcctgtccttTTGTGTCTTGTGTGAGCTCAGTTGACCAtgctgtcctcctctgccctttCCAGGCGCGGTGCGTGTGATGGTGCGGGAGGCCAATGTGGAGGCCATCCAGGGGGACTCTGTGGTCCTGCCCTGCTCCTTCTTCACCATGATCCCCCTCTCGCGCCTCAACATCATCTGGACCGTAGCGCCAGTCTCAGACCCCGACTCTCCCTCACAGGTACTCACAACCCTGGATGAAAACCGCGCTGGTGTTCTGGAAAAGACacctgtgtttgcatgtttagtGCATTAGTGTGAATAAACATGATGTAGCTTTACAGATGGGTATCAAAAGCTTGTATGTAATGTGACCTCTGACACATCTGGATGCTTTGGTTGTTATGCAGAAACATCTGCATAAATGTGACAATGgaaatatatgtgtacattttgcTGGGGCTGTATTTTTAGACAAGGCTGCTGAATTCTGAACTATGTGGAGTGCAAATTCTGCAGTGACAACTGGGGCTTGGTTTCCTACAGACAGTAGAGAGCACAGCACTTTGCTATTCAAAGCTCAGAGAAACAGTAATTATAGTGTTGTGGGAGGATCAAAGtctcaaatatgtgtgtgtgtgtgtgtgtttgtgtgtgtgtgtgtgtgtgtgtgtgtgtgtctgtgtgtgtgtgagtgtgtgataatGGAACTCAGTCCAGTGCAATAGAAATGAAAGGTTACGGACATCCATCCTATATTTTATTTTGCATGTTGACAATAAGTGGATGGAACCCCTTTGTGTTGCAGGTGATAGTGTATGACCAAGGGCAGGTGATTGTGTtgtaggccagtgtttctcaaagtgtggtccagggaccaccggtggtccgcaagctattccaagtggtccgcgagcagacatggtgaaatataatatagatgagttgtttgccatattgaaccaacttgtatgtaaatccaaacagttctgcaacactgcctatgtaagctgtGCCAGTtgaaatcatatgaatcctctgaaacaataagcaaggtggttcagtgagtaggcctattgtaatatactgttgaagtaggtctactcttttttttttttagctaggtggtccgtgattttttttttgtttttggttaagtggtcctagatagatagatagatagatagatagacactttattgatccccaggggaaattcaagtcctTGGTCTTCAAGTCcttggtccttggtctgaaaaagtttgagaaacactgttgtaggcGATCGTGTGTGACCAAGGGCAGGTTATTGTGTTGCAGATGATCGTGTGATCAAGGGCAGGTTATTGTGTTGCAGGTGATCGTGTGACCAAGGGCAGGTGATTGTGTTGCAGGTGATCGTGTATGACCAAGGGCAGGTGATTGAGAGCCCTGCCTTCACTGGCCGCGTAGGGTTCACAGGAATCCCGTGGAGTGCCGACGTGATCCTGAACGACACGCGTGTGTCCGACTCGGGCATCTATCGCTGCGTGGTCAGCAACCCTCCAGAGGTGGGAGATCCGGGGATCGGCGAACTCAGCCTGAGCGTACTGGGTAAGAGAGACCTCCTTTACCGCTCGGCTGATCCCAAAACTGACACCTTCCAACCTGTGATATTATGGCTTATGCATAGGCCTCATCACATCAGGGATTTCAAAAGTAAACTTTTGAATAATACAGTAAGGATTCATACCATGTGTCTTTGTAAACTTATTAATAATACAGTAAGGATTCATACCATGTGTCAAAATGCATATCAAATTCATTATACTCACTTTTACACTGGCTCTCCTCACTCTTATCCAGAGTGGGCCATATGGATTAATCTGTGGTGATCTTGCCACTGTGGAAGTGAAACAACCCCCTCCTCTATCCTTGCCCTGCCCTTCCCTGTTTCAGCATTTCCTCCATGAAGCATTTGCTGTTCTTCATGCGTGAATGAGCTTCCTTGATGTGCACGTGGCCCTGCAGGGCACTTGATAATAGCCTGATGTTTTTGTCTGGAAATTGGCCTTTAATTAAAAATGCTCACTGAATTATTGGGTCCCATGCGGTGCTCTGCTAGCCTAATTCACACAAGATAACCACATTAACACTTTCTACAAGCACAGGAGTAAGCATCAACACCTCCCCTGCCCCCAATGAATTCTAGATAAACATTAGTTAACTCTGATTTGGCCTCAAGTGCTCTTGTTTACAATAGCTAACATTATTAAGTTCGTCACAGAGGCCATTCAAATCCATTTGATCTGTACTGATAAATTGAAATAAACACTGTAGTGTTCAGTGCTAGCCAGGGGAGCCATTTAACAGATGCAACATACGTAAGTAATTAGGGTCATGACACTTTGATATTGCCCCTATTTTTCCATCTAGCTCCATCTTGGATGACACCAGGGACCTAAATTGACATGACAATGAccactgtgttgtgtgtactgtattttatggatgttttatatatatgtaccgtgtctgtgtttgtctgtgtatatataaatatatatacatacatacaaacatggtacatatatatatatatatatatatatatatatatatatatatatatatatatatatatatatacacacacacacacacagtataaacaATATCTACTCATCTATTACTTTTGTTTTGCAAGTCAAGTTATTCCTTGGGGATATTAAAGCGTtttactctcctctcctttcttcttcaTGTTCCTGCCTGGTCAGCGCCCCCCTccctgcctgtgtgtctgtgggagggCAACGTAGAGGCCGGTGGCAGTGTGACGCTCTCCTGCGCCGTCTCCGAGGGAGTGCCCACCCCCGAGATGCACTGGGAGAAGACAGAGCCGGAGAAGATCACGCTGCCCCTCAACATGGACAGTAAGAGCTCAGGGACAGCACCGCCATCTCATGACAACTTCCTAATAGCTTTTGTCAGTTATTAACTGAAAGATGTTGATAATGAATGACATCCTCTGTCTCTGGCACGCACACACCAAAAACACTAAAAATAAACACAGCACAGCCATCAGCTGGCACAAATGACGCCACAACCCTGGTGCAAGACCTCAAGCTTGTCTATTTCAGTTCAACACCCTGTGATACATGTCTACatgcagggagagagatgacGGCCGCAACACCAGTATATGCTCCCAATTTATGTTTTAATTACCGTGAGGGCTTCAACTGGCCCatggcggattatgaactttcggtcCCCTGGACccacatgtattaagggctccccactaattgtcgcatatgtgggagggggggtttgggggtcctccccaaGAATttctttaatttgtttgatgtgatttcttgtattctggtgcattttggggatgaccaatactaaattcaatcagattcatagcctacatcctgatttgttaatattgaggcaatgattcaatgcaaaggcttgggctttagggccccctgaccccttgggcccctgggcctgggcccggtaggcccgtgcagtgaTCCATCCCTGAGCTGGCCCGAAATGTCACGGTAATTAAAACATAAATTGGGAGCATATACTGGTGTTGCagactttttcctctctttttcgtCATTTTTTTGTCCAGCACCCAGGATCAGACTtggatgtgcgtgtgcgtgcgttttaTCCTCTTTACACAGAGAGATGACTGCCCACATTCCATTCTCACCTCACATTCCCTAAAAGTTGTAGTTCTCATCCAATAGAATGAACAGTGACTCTAAAATGGCTCTCGTCCCAAGGTGACATGTCAGGCTCTGTTCAAATGGCAAATATATCGGCACAGACGTCTGGGGTGTACCGCTGCTATGTATCCAACGTCCTTGGCAGCCACAGCTGCTACATTAACCTCTCTGTGTACACACGTGAGTATCCTGAACCTCCCCTTCACTTGGAAACCACTTTCCAATGTCAAATGTCAGCCATGTAGACATGACAGCCTTGTACAGTAATTAAATGATTTCTTCAAAAAGGAAGGTTCAAGGAATAGTCTAAAAATAGTTTCCCTGTTCCAGTATATTGGCAAACAATACATTTCTTGCCCTTTGTTGAGTGATAACAAAAATGTTCTATAACCTTTGACTAAAAGGGGTCATGGCCTATGTCCAGTTTCatccaacctctctctctcgctgtcctcCAGCACCAAACAATTCCCCTGGGATCCTGCAGGGGGTGCTGTTGACCCTCTCAATGGCCCTGgtgctgctggccctgctggtgctggtgctttGGCTGCATCGCTCCGGCcaggagaggaagatgaggagccccaaggagcaggaggaagaggaggagtgctACAACGAGATCCGATACACCCCCTCGCTCATCAAGCGCTCCTTTGTGTAAGCTAGGGGGCGCTGCAGGGCTTACCCAAGAATTAACAGCTACCGCCAACCTGGGCAACAGCCAGCTTAACCACCTGGACACTTTCACATCACTAACTGGTACATTACGGGGTTACATCTACTGGGTTACTTcagcaaataaaaacaggaaaGAATTAGGAGTCCCCTGTGGTgaattgaagaaaaaaaaaaaaaaaaaaaaaacaaccctgTGAAACTGAATTATGAATGCTTATGAGTCATGAAAATCTCTGCTGCATTTCTAGATTGAGTTTCGTGTTCCACACAATGTACTTTAAGCTGATTAGTATGAATCACTTTCAAATGGGACAATtgtaggcaaagctaagatgCAGCGCAGGTTTCTTGTGATGACGGCAGTGTAGTATGACTGCATCGTTGAGCACGACTCACCCTAAATAAAACTCACACACTTCTTGCTTTGCAAACGATGACACAAAAAAGctttaatttaaataatgaaacaaagaaacaaaaaaagaaaatcacataaaaaaaaactgtacatGACTTTGAATATTGAATTAcagtttttaaataaaataacccCCATGTATGAACTAAAACAGCAATAAAAAATGTGGGATGGTATACTATTTTACAGTTGTGCAAAAGCAGTATTAATCAATTCTTCCCCCAAACGTCATGATTCAAATGTTCAGAGAATGCCCACCCTCCTAGAGGCAGTCTCTCGATGAAGCAAGAAACCCAGAAGGCCTCCTCTAAGACTCAAAGTAGTGTCTTCCTTTAAAAATAACCAGAAatccaataataataaaatagatttatatttttaaatatatatttatatacaaaaCATGCTGTACATAAATGGCAGAGATTTTCAAATCCCTTTTATTATTGACACCCAAGTTTGTCCAGTAACTTGTGCTTTCCTTTCTCCTGGTAAGAAAAGTACTTCCTGTCTGCTTTGGAAATTACACTGAATATGAGAGAAAGACAAATGgtcctagaaaaaaaaaaaaacctgtttgCGTCAGAGACACACAACCTCTGTCACAATGTTACTGGATGCAGATGAAAGCCACTGCTTGATCAAAGCCATTTGCCATTTTGACAGTTCATTCCCAATTTGGatagaagcagcagcagctttTTCTCTTTGGATGTCAG
Encoded proteins:
- the zgc:165604 gene encoding immunoglobulin superfamily member 11; this translates as MGCSGWWLLWTACLLNTFLQHSAVRVMVREANVEAIQGDSVVLPCSFFTMIPLSRLNIIWTVAPVSDPDSPSQVIVYDQGQVIESPAFTGRVGFTGIPWSADVILNDTRVSDSGIYRCVVSNPPEVGDPGIGELSLSVLAPPSLPVCLWEGNVEAGGSVTLSCAVSEGVPTPEMHWEKTEPEKITLPLNMDSDMSGSVQMANISAQTSGVYRCYVSNVLGSHSCYINLSVYTPPNNSPGILQGVLLTLSMALVLLALLVLVLWLHRSGQERKMRSPKEQEEEEECYNEIRYTPSLIKRSFV